The genomic region GTGTTAACGCCAGGTACGTTGCTCCGAAAACGGGACAAGTTAGGCTAAAGTTCACCTTTGATCCAAGATTCTCTATTTTGAAGTGCGAAGTCAAGTGAGTTGAGTGAGGTGATAATGTGGCCAAGAGGTTGCAAATATTATTCTTTTTGATAGTTCCGCTCTTTGTGTTTTCTCTATCAACCAACTCCTCGGTTAGGTTCACATTAACTCTCGATTTCCAAAACGAAGAACCCACGCAGTCGTTCCAGACCGAGTTCAATTTAAACGCAAATGCGTTAGGAAAGGGGTTTGATCTTTCCTTCGGATTGTCCGGCAGTTCATTGAGCACTGCGAGGGTGAATTTTAAGTTCAACGATCTTGGGTTGCAACTTTACAAAAACCAAACTTTTGGTTCATCGGCGGATCCTGTGGTTCTTTACAATATAAAGGATGGGCAAGATGGTGTGTCTGTGCGTTTCGGTTCGGCTGATTTCGTTGCGTTCAACACGTTGGATCTCATGTACATTCAATACGGTTATCCATTCGGTGTTGTCATCCTTGGAAAGCGTGGCGACAAGTTTGATACTGCGGTAAGCTTCGGAGGCAAATTCGGAGATATAAGTCTCACCTCTGAGGTAGTATGGCAGGATTTCGTTTCATTTAAAGTTGACAACACTGTCTTCCTCTTTTCCGTTGCCGAAAAATCATCCAACTGGGGAGTTCGATACTTGATCACACCCTCAAAGGAGTTGAAGCTTAGTTACAGTCCACAAAGTCTTGGTAACAACAATATTCTGAGTTTATGGTACAAATTCGACGCATTTGGTGCGAAGTTTAATACTTATTTGAACACAAAATTTGACTTTGACGGAATTGTTTCCGGATTGATGAGAAATTCCGAAATAGGTGCTGATTTCAGCCTGGGTGAACTTTTTGTTTACGCGAAAAAGACTGGGCTTGACGATATCACCGGTGTTATGCCAACGGATTGGGGTAAGTTTTCGTTAGGTTTTAGCTACGGTTTTTCGATGTTCGAAGGGAAGGGTAAAATTGGTTATTCTTTTGGCAAGCCCGCTCACAACACGGTTTCAACTTTGGGAGAAGTCTTCTACGGTGAGTATGGTAGGTCATTTGGCAACATCCATTTGTTTGCCAAGTACCAAAAGATAATTGGTTATTACGAAGAACCGGAAACGTTCTTCTTGGAGGCGAAGATTACCGGCCTTGGTAATGCGGAAGTTAAATTCTGGCTCGGTAATGGGGATTTTTACAACAATAACACTTTCAAACCCATTGTTGGTGCGCAATTTAGTATGTGGTGGTAAAAAGGAGGTGCCTTGTGAGGATGACTAACGCTATGAGATTGGCTTTCGCTGTTTTGTTAGTGTTTTCAGTGTTGGCCTTCTCCGCTGTGGAGTACAGGGATGGTAAGGTGATTTTCACTTTCAAAACCGACGTGAAAGCGAACGTTGTGTACCTGGCTGGTACTTTCAACAACTGGAATCCGACAGCTTGGCCCATGAAACTCGTTGATGGAGTGTGGAGATACGAAATTGAACTCAAACCGGGAAGGTACGAATACAAGTACGTGATAGACGGTAAAAATTGGAAAGAAGACCCCGAAGCTCCGGCGTTCGTCGACGATGGTTACGGCGGAAAGAACGGCGCTTTTGTGCTTACCCCTGAGGGCAAAATCCTCCCACCTGATGGTGCATCAAAACAAGCCGGTGTGTCAACTGGCAAGAGTTACGAACTGAATCCTAAGAGGATGGATACGATATTCGTAGATCCAGATGGTTATGTAATAATTCGCTTCTATGCTAAAGATGCCAAGTACATTTTTATTGCCGGAACATTCAACAATTGGAACGACAAAGCCACGGAGGTTTACTTCATAGAAGACGGTTGGTGGGAAGCGATTCTCGAGCTCCAACCCGGGATATATGAGTACAAATTCGTAGTTGATGGGAAATGGATAACTGATCCAAATGCGTTTGCATTTGTCGATGACGGTTTCGGTGGAAAGAACGGAGTTTTTGAAGTCTACAGGGAAGGCGGAAAACTAAAGGTTGGAGCACCGAGAGTGGCCATCACACCAGCGGAAAAACTGGAGGAGGTTAAGGTCCAGGGTATAAAGCCAGGTTTGAGTATAGTCGATGGAAAGGTATTCTTTGCAGTTAAAAACGATAGAGCGCAGGAGGCTTATCTTGCCGGTACGTTCAATAGTTGGAATCCAACCGCGTTAAAGATGAAACTTGTTGACGGATACTGGACAGCTTCGCTCCAGCTTTCACCGGGTACGTATGAGTACAAGTACGTGTTCATAATCGGTGGTAACCAAGTATGGCAAGAGGATCCCAACGCTCCGAGCTACAAGCCAGACGGTTACGGTGGCAAGAACGGAGTCTTCAAGCTGGTAAGCAAAGACGGACAGCTTATCATTGAAGGAATCGAAGAACAGGCAGGAGGTCTGCCGGTAAAAGGAAAATACGAATTCGATTACACGTTTAAGCTGGATCAAAGTAAATACCTGGTTGGAAGCTCGACGATGGGTAAACTAACATTGCGCTTCGAACCGGTAAAAGACAGTTTCGTTGAGCTAACGTACGCTGGTGCGAGTATTTCAAAAGCGACTTTGAAATTCGACCTCGGCAACTTTACGTTGGGTATGCACTACAGGACTCCTTGGTCACTTCCGGTTGGAGGAAGTTCAACAGGACTCGTGGTTGGCTACAAAATTGGAAGCATCCAATTCTTCGGTGGGCTGGGTCACGAGTCAACGGGGTTACCATGGGCATTTGGCGTTGGTTATAAGCCTGTAGAGGTTTACGTGGGTCACAGGTACTTTGACGAAGACAACTACTCTATAGTGGCTTATGTTGAACTTGACAAGCCCATAAAACTGAGCTTTACAGGACTCTACAATTTTAACAACACGTACTATCTTGAAGCGGCGTTTGAAACTGAGCAATTTGGTGTGAATGCGTACTTTGATGGCATAACGATAGGTTTAGGTGGATTTCTCGACCTCTCGGGAAAAATCCTTGAAATTGCTACTGAATACGATTTGTACTATGGAGACTTTCTAATCAGCGGTAGCTACGAGCTGACAGAGGATTTGGTTCTTGACGCGGGATTCGAAATATCGTCAAGTTACGGTTTAAGTATCGGGCTAACAAAATTCTTTGAGAAGGCTTCCGTACGCGTTGGCTTGGAAATGGGAGATATACTTAATCCTTTCCAAGACAGTTATCTAAAAATTTCGGGCAAGGTCAGCTTCTAATCCTTGGTTCGGAGGCTGTTTTTGTGGACGAATACGCAAATATCAGCCCGGCTGAGAGCCGGGCAATTTTTTTGATATAACCACGGCGGTGTGTGGTAAAATATCCTTAGATTCGTCAAAGGGGGGATCTTAGGTGAGAAAGTACTTGGCTGTCGTAGTCAGCCTCTTGTTGCTCACAGGCTTCATCTTTGGTGCGACGGTTTCTGAGCTAAACAAACTCTTCTACGAAGCTCGACGCGATCGTGACCGCGAGAAGATGTTGAGAGTTGTTGCGGAAATTGAAAAGACACCGAACTATGGAAAAGATGCAAAATTACTCACCATTCTGGCTGACTGTTATCTGGAACTTGCAACGTGGGGTGTACCCGATAACGAGAAGGAAAAGACTCTCGAAAAGGCTCGTTCCAACGCAGAAGCTGCGATCAAGATTGATCCAAAAAATGGAAGAGCACACTACATCGCTGGTGCTGCGATAGGAAGGCTCGCGCAGTATAAGGGCATTGTCCAAAGCTTGTTCATGCTTGGGGACTACGATAGATACATCGACACAGCCATCAAGTTGTTGAATGAAAATGACGAAGAAGAGAGGCTTTACAAAACATTCGCACTGATTGCCAAGGGAATGAGGGATCGGGACGTACCGTGGCCACTTAATAACTACAAACGCTCCGAAGAGATGTTTAACCAGGCCCTGAAGCTAACACCAAATTATCCAAACATTTACCTGGAAATGGGATACCTGTACCTGAAGACAGGTGACAAGCAGAAAGCCAAAGAAATGTTTGAGAAAGTTATAAACTCACAGCCACATCCGTGGTTGATAAAGACGCACGAAGAAGCTGTAAAAGACGCACGAAGCGAGCTGGCAAAATTGAAGTGAAAATTTTATTCGGTAGTTTGAAAAATCCTCCACGCTGTTTATCAATTGCAAGGGACGCTCAATGCGTCCCTTGTTTTTGTTTGAACCTTAACGAGGTCTTAACGTTACTTTTTTCTGTTTGCTAAGAATTTGTGGTACCATGTACGAGGAGACGAAAAGAGAACAGCCAGAAACTCAAGGGGGCAGTTTTGGTGAGCAAAGGCGAAAAGTATATATTTTTGTCCCTTGGTTTTGCTGTTACACTAATGCTTACCACGATGTATCTTCTTAACAAGTTCAGTGAACCTAAAGGCCTCATGCTGGATAGTTGGACTTCAGTTGTCCCTTTTTACGAAAAAGTTAACGGTCCGAGCAGTAAGGTACTTCGCACGCATTTCTCACTTCCGCAGGAGTTAAGAAACAGCGAAGTTTTAGCACTCGTTTTTCAGAAGGTTATCGCCAACCAAGTGAAAATTTACCTCAACGGCGAACTGATAAGTCAATACGGTTCAAGTTCGGGGAACCTCTGGCCCGCGCCGATAGTTGTTAGGATTCCAAAACACTTGTTGAAAGATGAAAACGAACTGTCCATTGAACTTTTCGCACTGGTGAATTACGGGATCAGCTACGTACCATACATCTGTAATTACGAGGATGCGCTCAAAGCTACGCAACGACAACTGGTTTTGCGGAACAACTTCAACCTTTTTTCGATTGGTGCCTCGCTTTTCATGACACTTCTGATGTTGATGATTGGGTTCGTTGTAGTTGGAATTTCTAAACGTCAGTATCTGTATCTCTCAGGCTCAGCTTTTCTAATGTCCCTCGGTTTAGTCCAGTTTACCTATCGGGAGACGAGTTTTCGTGATTTCTGGTATCTGTTTTACGAAAAGATGGCGATAGTTGTTCCAGTTCCGGTTTTGACACTGATATACTTGTACATCGCGGAGAGATACGGAAGAAAAACATCAAGTCTGCGATTCAAACTCCTGAAGATTATAGCACTTTTAATGACGTTACTCGTACTTCTCGCTCCCACTATTCGAATTTTCCACGCGTTTTCCGAAGTTTCGCAAATTTACGGGCTCTTCCTCATGATACTCACGTTATGGCAAATCCTTTACGTTGGAGCTTATGAATTTTGCTTCGCGATCTTCTTCTTGTTCTTGACAGCTATACAATCAATTGCTGTTCTACTCTCGAGAAGCCCAGGCGAACTGACACTTCCCTATGGTCGGATAGTTTACTTGTTGGCCATAGGTTTCGAGGCAATAAGGCACTTTAGGAGTATTTCCAAGCGAAAGGAAGAACTCGAGCTTGAGAACTACATTGATTCGCTCACCGGAGCTTACAACAGGAAGTACATCGACTTATTAGAAAACAGTGGAACTTTAGTGTTGATGGACCTGGATAAGTTCAAAGAAATCAACGATAAGTACGGACATCACAAAGGTGATGAATTTCTTGCTAAGTTCGCTGATCTAATACGTTCGAACATAAGGTCTGAGGATATATTCATCAGGCTCGGTGGAGATGAGTTCTGCCTTGTGTTGAAGGGAAAGGATTATCGGGAAGTGGTTGACAGATTGTACAATCTGGTCCGAAACCACCTGGGTTTAAGTTTTTCGTACGGTGTGGCCAGTCTTGATGAGGCAAGGGATTTTGATGAGGCATATCGAATTGCGGATGAAGAGTTGTACAGGCGAAAACGCGGGGAAGTTTAATTTGCCAGTCGAATAACGATGGAGTAAAAAACGGACGTGGAATTCCACGTCCGCGTTTTTAGTTTTGGCTGTACTGTCATATTTTCCAAATCTCATGGTACTCGTGCGCGGTTTCACAGTACTCGCAGATGAATTTTCCGTCGACTTGCACGAACGATGCCATGACGTTTTCACCATTTTTCGGATGGGTGATGCAATTCTCATTCTTGCACTGGAGTTCTTCAAAGTTGTATATTCTCGGTGGTAACTTCAGACGGTACTTTTCGACAACTCTTCTGTCTTTAACGATGTTTACCGTTGTTCCAGGTGAGATGGCGGCAAGTTTCTTGATTTCTTTGAAGGAAAGATACCTATTCGGTAGGCTTATGTATCCTTTCAAATTGCCATCCGCGGATCTAAATATTCCATCGGCACTATCAACATCGTAGAGTTTCAAAATCCTTCGTATCTTTGTGATGGTATTGTAGATTTCATCACTCGTCTTACCTTTTGCGATGTGATCGATCACGGTACCGCTTTCAACCGGCTTGATACCGCGTTTTCCTTCCTTTTCAACACCTTTAGTGCCATCTACAATCGGTGCTGGAACGATGAACTCTTCGAGAGGCTCTTCTTCTTTCTTCGTAGTATCGAAGTCCGCTTCAAGTGCACCACCTAACATGGAAAGAAGCACGACACGAACCCAGTAACCGTTAATAGCCTGTGTTTCCCAACCGTTGAGTGGTAGGTTATCGAGGAAGGTAGGAATCTCAGGGTCAATCTTGGGTCTTGGAAGTGGATGGTAAAACTTCGTTCCTTCTGGAACCTTATCGAGCATGTCCTTTCTGAACGTAACAGCCCTTTTCAAAATGTGAGCTTTTTCGAGTATGTCCTCTCCCATACGTTCGAGCTGGAGTCTTGTGAAGTACCAAATAGGCGCAATTTTTCCACTTGATAGGTATTCGTCTATGGAGCTGTACAGTCGCACCTCAAAGCCGTTTCTTTTCATCTTTTCAATGTAACTGGTAGGCATCTGGAGTTCTTCGGGTGCGATCAGGTCGACTTCGACGTTTTTGAAGACCTTAAGACCATCGGCTTTCGAGTGAACGGTCCGACCGTGCAGAAGGTCTCCGATGAGTGCTATATGTATATGCGAGTTATCGAAGTTCATCTGTTCAAGGAAGGTGAACTCATCGAGGAGTTCTTGGGTAGGATGTTCGTGCTTACCATCACCACCGTTAATGAAAGCGGGCCTCATTATTCCATGGCGGTCGGCGAACTCTCCAACCTTTCTCTCAAGTAACCTGCAAACACCTTCCAGACGGGTACGCAACACGAAAATCGAGTATTCACTGTAGCCGGTTAACATGTTGAAAGTATCAACGTAACTCTCCTGCTTGTTGAAGGACGAATGTTCGGATTCGAAAATGTTCACTTTTGCGTTTTTGTGGAACTTTGCCGCGTTTATAAACGATTCTTTCGTCCTTGTGGACGGTTCCACAAATACAATGTAAATACCGACGTTTCGTTTGATCTGGAATTCCGATGTGTCCTCACCGTTTCGTACTTTTTCCTTCAACCGCTTGGTTTGATGGTAGAGGAAAAGTTGTTCCTGCACCGAAAAATCGTTGATAACCGCTAAGGTCCTACTTAGGAAGTCTCTCTTCATCTACAATCCCCCCACAGCAATGTAATGGTCCTGGGATATTATACCAAAAGTTTCGCTTGGGTGTGTATCGTGGTATAATTTTTTCAAACACGGATACTACTCTACAATACAAGAGGGGGCGATTATTTTGTGTCGAATGGCAGGATTTTCGCTCGTTAATCCCGGAGGGATAGGTTGGATCTCGGAGTTCGTTTCCAGAATGGCAAGAGAAGGCAAGGGGGCACCGCATGGAGACGGGTTCGGTTACGTACTTGTGAGTGATGACGCTTTCGTTTATGCAAAATTCTTCACTCCGATTTACGAGAGCAATGAAAAACCGGCTGGTACCTTTAAGTTGGGTATCGTACACGCGCGAAAGGCATCGGAAGGCGTTCCGCTGGGAGTAAGACAAGTCCATCCGTTTTACAGTGGTGAGAAATTCTTCGCACACAACGGTACCGTTTTCTCTGCGGCACGGACAAATCCGTACGAGAGCGATACGTTTGACTATTTTGCAAGTGTAAAAGATTTCGAGAACTTTCAGGGACTCGTTTTGAAGATAAGAAGCTTTGCACAGTCGAATCGCTATTCTGGCCTAAACTTTCTTATGCTTGATACACTGGAGAATGCTTTGTACGTGTGCTGTTTGTTTAACAGTGAACGAACCGATGATTACTTTGTTCTTCACTACAAGGAATCCAGTGAGGGCTTTTTCGTGTTTTCCGAGAAGTACGATAATAGTTACCAAACGATGGCCAACGGAGAGGTGCTCAAGGTATTGAACGGCAGGATAGTTGAAAGGGGTAATGTATTCGATGCTTGAAGATAGCAACTTCCAGACGATGTTAGAGCGGACGATAAAAACGGTGGTGGAGCATTACGGTACACCGTTGTACGTGTACGTTAAAGATGTCATCCGATATCAACTGGCGAAGGTTAAAAGGGTCTTTGAGGGCGTGAGGATGCTTCCAACGTTCGCGTGTAAAGCGAACAACAATCCACGGTTAATTCAGTTGTTCCTGGAAGAGGGATTCGGCACGGACATTGTTTCTTTGGGTGAATACCACGCTTCGGAACTTGCCGGCGTTCCACGCGAACGAATTGTTTGGAACGGGAACGGTAAAACAAAAGCGGAAATGGGGTTTCTGAAGGATAAAGTTGGATTCATAAATGTTGACTCTGTGGAGGAAGCTCAACGATGGGCTGACTTCCAATCCGACGCAAACTTTTTCATCAGAATAAATCCCGATGTTGATCCTCGAACACACCCTCACATCTCCACCGGTATTCGCGAAACGAAATTTGGTGTGCACATTGATTTGATCGACGAGGCTCTGAGCGTCTTAAGAAAGCAAGGAAAAAAGGTGCTTGGCTTTCACATCCACATCGGTTCACAAATCACGGAGGTTGAACCTTTTCTCGAAGCCATAAGTATCGGTGTGGAGCTTTCAAAAAAGTACGGATTTGGATGCATCAACATCGGTGGTGGTTGGGGAATAAACTACAGCGGAAAAGAGTTGAACCTTGAGGAGTACAGAAGCAAGGTAGTACCTTTGTTTTCGAGTTTCGAACTGGTGATAATTGAGCTTGGTAGGTACCTCATCGGACCAGCTGGTATCTTGGTTGCGAAGGTTGAGTACGTTAAGAGGACACCTTACAAAACCTTCGTGGTCCTCGATGTAGGTATGAACGCTCTGGTAAGACCGGCCATGTACGGTGCACACCACGGCGTGCACGTACTTGAACCTGAAGAACCGTGGGAAGAGAGTATCGTGGATGTTGTTGGTCCTCTGTGTGAAACTGGCGATGTCATTGCGCGAAATCGCTCCATCCCCATTCCGAAGTGCGGAAGTCTGATGATCGTAGAAGACGTCGGAGCCTACGGCTTTTCGATGGCAAGCAACTACAACAGCCATCCGAGACCGGCGGAGGTACTTATTGATCTATCGACAAACGAAATCAGACTAATCAGAAGGCGCGAAAGTATTGAAGATTTATTCAGAAACGTAGAATAGTTCTGTTTCAGAAAATTCAAATTCGGCCCCTTGACAACAGTGCTAAGACGTGGCAAAATATACCACGGTCACCCTTGAAAGACCATGTCAACGTGAAATCGAGACGGGGACGTGGTGCAGCCCGGTTAGCACGCCGGTCTGTCACACCGGTGGCCGCGGGTTCAAATCCCGTCGTCCCCGCCATAAAAGAAAGCTCCGGGAAAGCCCGGAGCTTTTTTGATTCTCATCGGCTGTCAAGTAACGGAGATCTGCCGGGGGTGGGACGTTGAGAAGTGTGCTTGCTGTAGTCGTTGGACTCACCGCGTACATTGTTGGAACGTACTTCGTTACGAAGGTGAAGAGGCTTGAATTTGCGAAATTAATTCAGTGTCTGGTATTAATCGCTCTTGGGTTAACCTTCAACAATCCACTATTAGTGGCCGGGTTGACGGATTTATTTCTCTTGACGAGGTTCTTGTACGTACCCATCCGAAAAGATACCTTAGATGATCTCAAAGAATTTGTCTTTGCAAAGCTCATACTGAAGAGCAAAACTTATCTGATGCTCGTTTTGACAGGTGGCACGTTTCTTGGGTTGAGCTTGCCGGCGATCAAGAACTATCCTACCTCTATTTCGGTAATCACGTTTGTGACTGTTTGGCTGATTTACCTTGTCGAGAAATCTAACTGGAATTCTTTCACGCAAAAATTCAACAAACGAATAGAGCGTTCCGGTGATCCACTGCAAGCCTTGAAGGATACATACGAATCTATGGTGCTTTTCTCCCCAGTCGACGGCGGTGAATTGATTCGGAACAGACTGGAGATGAGAAAAAATAAATTCAACGATTCAAAAAATACTTAGTGCTCCGAGCAGACAACAAAATCCATCTCAACGGTAGCACCTTTGGGCAGTTGACTAACCCCCACCGTTGTTCTCGCTGGATAGTTCGGTGCGTTTTGCGAGAAGAATTTCTCGTAGGTTTCGTTGATTTTCCCAAATTCCTCAAGCTTGGTAGTGTAAATTGTTGTCTTTACGACACTATTTAGCGATAAACCTATCTCCGAGAGCATGGCTTCGAGATTTCTCAGAATCTGTTCCGTAGCCTTAGAAACATCCTCGGTAATAAGCTCCCCCGTACTTGGTACAATCGGCAAAATCCCAGAGAAGAAAATCAGATTTCCAACCTTGACCGCTTGCGAGTACGGACCGACCGGTTTTGGACCGCTTTTAAATCTCAAGAACTCCACACTACACCACCTCCGTTTTGAGACACGTTGGTACTCACCTGTACAAAAACTCCGCACCCATTTCGCGTTTGTACATCTCAATACCATCGGCGGGTTGGCCGTCAAAGACTATGCGTCCATCACGTATGTAGATACACCTGTCGGCGATTTGCGAGAAGAGGTCGAGCTCGTGCGTTGCGACGACGATGCCCTTATTTAAGTTCTTGAGTCTCACGATAGCTTCAAGCACCTCGCGTTTTCCGCTTTTATCGAGCATCGCGGTTACCTCGTCGAGTAATAGAAACTCCGGTTCCAGTGCCAATATCGATGCGATTGCGAGGCGTTGTTTCTGACCACCCGAAAGATAATATGGGTCGCTGTCTCTCAGGTTCGAAAGTTCGAGGAGTTCCAACACGTAATTGGCCCGCTTCTCTATCTCGGTCGGTGCGAGTCCAATGTTCTCAAGTCCAAAGATCACATCCTCGAAAACCGTGCTACCGATGATCTGCGTTTCGGGATTTTGAAAGACGTATCCGGTCAACTCGTCAACGGCTTCGTATCCATCCGGAAGTATTATCTCACCTTCGTACTTCACCAAACCTGCAAGTGCTTTGAGTAATGTTGATTTACCAGACCCGTTTGGTCCGATGACCATCGTGATTTCACCAGTTTCAAAATATGTAGAGACGTTCGTTAAAACGGCAACACCGTTGTGGTATACTGATAAGTGACGGACGATAAGCTGCATAAGTCACCTCGAGTAAGAACGTTTGTGCTACGAACAATATTATAGCACGAGTTTTCATTAATTTAAACGCTCAGCCTGGGAGGTGAGTGGGGTGGGGAAACTTGTCAAGATGAGCAAGTACGACATGAAGGAACAAGTCAAGGAGTACGTCCTCTCAACTATAGGTGTTCTCCTGACAGCGCTTGGATTGGTCATTTTCTTCATTCCCAACAACATCGCGGCCGGTGGTGCGAGCGGTTTGGCGATGATACTCCACAAACTCGTCGGTGGAATTCCCGTCGGCGTTTGGCTTTACATTCTTAACATCCTACTTTTTGCCCTGGGGTTCATACTCGTTGGAAAGGACTTCAGCTTCAAAACGATTTACTCGACGTTCATGCTGAACTTCTTCGTCGACCTGTTCGATAGGCTGTTGAAAATTCCCAAGTACCAGGGAAGCGATTTGATGTTGGCGGTGTTCTTTGGTAACATTTTAACTTCTATAGGCATGGCCATAGCCTTTGCAAACAACTCATCCACCGGTGGGACTGATATCGTTGCGAAGATTCTCTCCAAGTATTTCCATACCCCCATCGGTACCACGCTACTCATGGTCGACTTTGCCATCGGTATCCTCGCTGGATTCACTTTCGATGCGCGAACTGGTATGTATGCACTACTTGCTATTATCATCGGTGGTGTAATGATTGACTTTGTACTCAGAGGTCTTGAGCTCTCAATTACCGTGACGATCATCTCGCAGAAAAACGACGAGATAAAAAAGTACATCCTCGAAAATTTGGAACGTGGTGCCACGATCCTGAAAGCCGTTGGTGCGTACTCGGGAAAACCGTTCGACGTGCTCTACGTTGCCTTGCGCAGGAGGGAACTTGGTGAAGTTTTGAACGTGATAAGGCACATCGATCCGAATGCGTTCGTCATCGTTCACGAAGCCAGATACGTTTTGGGAGAGGGATTCAGGAAGATAGATAAAGTTGTTTGAACTCCTCCACGCACTGTAGTTCGAGGCTTTGGAGTCCTGGAGTTCTGTAAAGAGTCGGGCCTGAAAGTCGTATTCTGATGCCTTTATAAGCGAAACAATGCCTGAATCAAGCTTCTTCAACGTAGCAATTTGGAAAGCAAAAAACAGAAGTTCTTCACAAGCCTTTTTAGAATGTTTTAAGTCACATTAAAACTGGAGTTTTGTTTTGGAAACTAATTCTGGTATAATAAAAAGTAACCCGGGGGTGTATCTCCCTTACACCTTCAGAAGGAGGGGTCGGTATGAGGAAAGTTCTGGTTCTACTTGTTGCCGTGCTACTTTTGTCGAGTTTGTTCGCACAACTTGGGTTCAAGATCGGTGTTGTGACAGGC from Fervidobacterium thailandense harbors:
- a CDS encoding YitT family protein — encoded protein: MKEQVKEYVLSTIGVLLTALGLVIFFIPNNIAAGGASGLAMILHKLVGGIPVGVWLYILNILLFALGFILVGKDFSFKTIYSTFMLNFFVDLFDRLLKIPKYQGSDLMLAVFFGNILTSIGMAIAFANNSSTGGTDIVAKILSKYFHTPIGTTLLMVDFAIGILAGFTFDARTGMYALLAIIIGGVMIDFVLRGLELSITVTIISQKNDEIKKYILENLERGATILKAVGAYSGKPFDVLYVALRRRELGEVLNVIRHIDPNAFVIVHEARYVLGEGFRKIDKVV
- a CDS encoding energy-coupling factor ABC transporter ATP-binding protein, coding for MQLIVRHLSVYHNGVAVLTNVSTYFETGEITMVIGPNGSGKSTLLKALAGLVKYEGEIILPDGYEAVDELTGYVFQNPETQIIGSTVFEDVIFGLENIGLAPTEIEKRANYVLELLELSNLRDSDPYYLSGGQKQRLAIASILALEPEFLLLDEVTAMLDKSGKREVLEAIVRLKNLNKGIVVATHELDLFSQIADRCIYIRDGRIVFDGQPADGIEMYKREMGAEFLYR